CCATTTTTTGTATCACAGGCTTTTTAAAGGCGGTCCCTTGCCTTTCGCCCGCACAGCGCGGCGGGTTTATTTTTCGCCCACCCACATGCTGCACAACACCACAAACGCCACCATAAACAGCAGTACCAGCACAAAACGAGTCATTCCGTTTCGCCCCCTTCCAGTTATTACCATACAAAATTAGGGGCAAATATTTGCGCGCAGTGTGGCGAATAAAATTTTCTTGGCATAACATGGGCAAAGAGAGGGGTGTTCACCATGGAAAACGACAAAAAAAGTGTGGATTTCTTTTTAGGCGCGGTCGGCCCCGGGGGCTTCCGTGGCTATTTTGAGCAGCTCGGCGCAGAACCGGGCATTCAGCTGTATCTCATCAAAAGCGGGCCCGGCTGCGGCAAAAGCACCATGATGCGCCGCATCGCACAAAAAGCGGGCGACCCTGTGGAGCGCATCCATTGTTCCTCCGATCCCGACAGCCTCGACGGCGTGATCCTGCCCCGGCCCTTTGCCGCTGTGCTGGACGCCACCGCCCCCCATACGCTGGACCCGGCCTACCCCGGCGCGGCCGAAGAGGTGGTAAGCCTGTACCATACCATGGACACAAAGCGGCTCAAGGCAAACCGGGCCGAGATCATTGCCCTGTTCCGGCGCTGCAAGTGCCTGCAGGGCCGCGCGGCCCGCTATATTTCCAGTGCCGCCGAGCTTCTGGCCGACAGCCGCCGCACCGCCGCCGGCGCTGCGGATATGGAAAAGGCCCGCGCCTATGCAAACCGCCTGGCGCTGCGCTACCTGCCCCGGCGCGGGGGCGAAGGGCGTGAAAGCATACGCCTGCTCAGCGCCGTGACCCCCCAGGGCCACAAGGTGTTCCGCGATACCATTCCTGCCCTGGCCGACACCTTGGTGGTCTTTCACGATGAATATGGGGCCTGCAGCAGCCTTCTGATGGAAACGCTCCGCCGCCTGGGGTTAGAGCGCGGCTACCACGTCGTCACCTGCCCTTGCCCGCTTTCCGAGGGCAAGATCGACCATCTGTTCCTGCCCGAGCTCCGGCTGGCGTTCCTCACCAGCAACAGCTGGCATCCCATGGAGTTTCCGGACCAAAAGAATATTCATTGCACCCGGTTCGAGGCCAAAGACCGGCTTCGCTGCCGCAAAAAGCGCCTTCGTTTCAACCGGCGCGCCGCGGCCGACCTGCTGGCCCAGGCCAGCGCTATGCAGTGCGAGGCCAAAGCCAGCCACGACGAACTGGAGGCGTTTTACGGCGCCGCAGTCGACTTCTCCGCGGTGGACGCCGCGGCAGCGGCGCTGAACGCCAAGCTGGGGCTGTAAAATCTTTTGCCCCGCTCCCCCGTCCCTCTGGTTTCCGCGGGCTGTTTGTGCAAAATTTCCGGTTGCCTGCGGCCCCGCCGGGCCCCAGGCAAAAAATACGGAGCGTTCTCCTTTATGTGGAAAACGCTCCGTATTCTATTCCAAAGAATCCAGCACCACGTCTTTGAAATGACAAACCGAAACATCAAACCGGTTGAGCTGCTGTGTCAGCCGCCGCACCATCGCCTCGTCACAGCCCACATCCTCCAGGGCAAACCTCATCTCTCTGCCGCAATAATAAGCGATGCCCCAGGTATCGTATTCGCCGGCACACGGCGAATACAGCCGCTGTTTGAACATTCTGTATTCACACATTTTGATCCCTCTTCCGCTTTTTTCAGTGCCAAGTCGTATGATACCCCAAGCTTTGCATCAAATGCTGTCGAAGCCTGTCCCTCCCACAAAGATTTGTGTTCTTCGCTCAATTACACCCCACCCATGGTGTTTTTTCACCTTTTGCTTTTAGCCTGCCAGGTTATGTGGTACAATAAGGCGAACACATCAAGCAAAGGGGGCGGCCGGGTTTGGAACAGGTGCATTTGCCTGTGCGCCAGCTGGTGGAGTTTTTGCTCCAGACCGGCAGCATCGACAGCCGATTTTCCGGCTTTGACCGGGCCGCCGAGGGCGCGCGCATCCACCGCCGCCTGCAAAAAGCCGCGGG
This window of the Oscillospiraceae bacterium genome carries:
- a CDS encoding ATP-binding protein, whose amino-acid sequence is MENDKKSVDFFLGAVGPGGFRGYFEQLGAEPGIQLYLIKSGPGCGKSTMMRRIAQKAGDPVERIHCSSDPDSLDGVILPRPFAAVLDATAPHTLDPAYPGAAEEVVSLYHTMDTKRLKANRAEIIALFRRCKCLQGRAARYISSAAELLADSRRTAAGAADMEKARAYANRLALRYLPRRGGEGRESIRLLSAVTPQGHKVFRDTIPALADTLVVFHDEYGACSSLLMETLRRLGLERGYHVVTCPCPLSEGKIDHLFLPELRLAFLTSNSWHPMEFPDQKNIHCTRFEAKDRLRCRKKRLRFNRRAAADLLAQASAMQCEAKASHDELEAFYGAAVDFSAVDAAAAALNAKLGL